One stretch of Roseovarius mucosus DNA includes these proteins:
- the dnaN gene encoding DNA polymerase III subunit beta, with protein sequence MKLSIERGALLKAVSQAQSVVERRNTIPILANVLIEAEGNSVQFRATDLDIEVVDKAPAQVERAGATTVSAVMLHEIVRKLPDGSLVTLSDDGASGRLTVQAGRSNFNLATLPKEDFPVMASSEYASNFSAPAPVLRRLFDKSKFAISTEETRYYLNGVYLHVSDADGGKVLRCVATDGHRLARIDADLPDGASDMPGVIVPRKTVGELRKLLEDDDMKIAVSVSETKIRFATPDITLTSKVIDGTFPDYTRVIPQGNTRRMEVDAAEFAQAVDRVATVSSERSRAVKLSLDEDRLILSVNAPDSGAAEEELAVAYGDERLEIGFNAKYLLEIASQVDRENAVFLFNSSGDPTLMREGNDTTAVYVVMPMRV encoded by the coding sequence ATGAAACTCAGCATCGAACGCGGCGCATTGCTTAAAGCCGTGTCTCAGGCCCAATCGGTGGTCGAACGGCGCAATACGATCCCGATCCTCGCCAATGTCCTGATCGAGGCCGAAGGTAACAGCGTACAATTCCGCGCCACCGATCTTGATATCGAAGTAGTGGACAAGGCTCCTGCTCAGGTCGAGCGGGCCGGTGCCACAACTGTATCGGCAGTGATGCTCCATGAAATCGTGCGCAAACTGCCCGATGGGTCGCTGGTTACGCTCAGCGACGACGGGGCCTCGGGCCGTCTTACGGTGCAGGCCGGACGGTCAAATTTCAATCTCGCCACCTTGCCGAAAGAAGACTTTCCGGTGATGGCCTCCTCGGAATATGCCAGCAATTTCTCGGCCCCCGCGCCAGTGCTGCGCCGCCTCTTCGACAAATCGAAATTTGCCATTTCCACCGAGGAAACCCGCTATTACCTCAACGGCGTCTATCTGCACGTCTCGGACGCCGATGGCGGCAAGGTTCTGCGCTGCGTCGCCACCGATGGTCACCGCCTTGCGCGTATTGATGCTGACCTGCCTGATGGAGCCTCGGACATGCCCGGCGTGATCGTTCCGCGCAAGACCGTGGGCGAACTGCGTAAACTGCTCGAAGACGATGACATGAAGATCGCGGTCTCGGTTTCAGAAACCAAGATCCGTTTTGCCACGCCCGACATTACCCTCACCTCCAAGGTGATCGATGGCACCTTCCCCGATTACACCCGCGTCATTCCGCAGGGCAACACCCGCCGAATGGAGGTGGATGCCGCAGAATTCGCGCAGGCGGTGGACCGTGTGGCAACCGTGAGCTCAGAGCGCTCGCGCGCGGTGAAGCTCTCGCTTGACGAAGATCGCCTGATCCTCTCGGTCAACGCCCCAGATAGCGGTGCCGCCGAAGAAGAATTGGCCGTGGCATATGGCGATGAGCGGCTGGAGATTGGGTTTAACGCGAAATATCTGCTGGAGATTGCAAGTCAGGTGGATCGCGAGAACGCGGTCTTCCTCTTCAACTCCTCGGGTGACCCGACGCTGATGCGCGAAGGCAATGACACGACGGCGGTTTATGTCGTGATGCCGATGCGGGTGTGA
- the recF gene encoding DNA replication/repair protein RecF (All proteins in this family for which functions are known are DNA-binding proteins that assist the filamentation of RecA onto DNA for the initiation of recombination or recombinational repair.) → MPGLYLSELTLSHFRSHKSGRLSLDARPVAIHGPNGAGKTNLIEAISLLSPGRGLRRAAAQDMARRPEALGWKITAILNSLHQVHEVETFAEGTAARQVRIDSKTATQLALGRIARLLWLVPAMDRLWIEGADGRRRFLDRMTMSFTPAHAEVTLAYDKAMRERNRLLKDQVRDAQWYLALERQMADAGAEIHANRQHALALIMGAQMQAETAFPTAELELTQTEGEMPDSADDLRQALAESRFRDLMAGRTLIGPHRADLYGVYAAKGVPAADCSTGEQKALLVSLILANARALARDFGAPPLLLLDEVAAHLDATRRAALYDEICALGAQAWMTGTGPELFSELGNRAQHIHVTDTAGISQITPEAP, encoded by the coding sequence ATGCCCGGCCTTTACCTGTCGGAATTGACCCTCTCGCATTTCCGCTCTCATAAATCAGGGCGACTTTCGCTTGATGCGCGGCCTGTGGCGATTCATGGGCCGAATGGGGCGGGCAAGACGAACCTGATCGAAGCGATTTCACTCTTGTCCCCCGGTCGTGGTCTACGGCGGGCCGCGGCGCAGGACATGGCGCGACGCCCCGAGGCGCTCGGCTGGAAGATCACCGCGATCCTGAACTCTTTGCATCAGGTTCACGAAGTCGAGACCTTCGCCGAAGGCACCGCCGCCCGCCAAGTCCGGATCGACAGCAAGACCGCCACGCAATTGGCGCTTGGCCGTATCGCGCGCCTTCTCTGGCTCGTCCCAGCCATGGACCGCCTTTGGATCGAAGGGGCAGACGGCCGCCGCCGCTTTCTCGACCGCATGACCATGAGCTTTACTCCCGCCCATGCCGAGGTTACGCTCGCTTATGACAAGGCGATGCGCGAACGCAACCGTCTGCTCAAGGATCAGGTGCGCGATGCGCAGTGGTATCTTGCGCTCGAACGGCAAATGGCCGACGCGGGCGCCGAAATCCATGCCAACCGCCAGCACGCGCTCGCCCTGATCATGGGGGCGCAGATGCAAGCCGAAACCGCCTTTCCCACTGCAGAACTGGAGTTGACGCAAACAGAAGGGGAGATGCCGGACAGTGCCGACGATCTGCGTCAAGCATTGGCCGAGAGCCGTTTTCGCGATCTGATGGCCGGTCGCACCCTGATCGGACCGCACCGCGCCGATCTCTACGGTGTCTATGCCGCCAAGGGCGTGCCCGCCGCCGACTGCTCCACCGGCGAGCAAAAGGCGCTTCTGGTCTCGCTCATCCTTGCGAATGCCCGCGCCCTTGCGCGCGATTTCGGGGCGCCGCCGCTCTTGTTGCTGGATGAGGTCGCAGCCCATCTTGACGCCACCCGCCGCGCGGCCCTTTATGACGAAATCTGCGCACTCGGCGCTCAGGCATGGATGACCGGCACCGGGCCAGAGCTATTCTCCGAACTGGGCAACCGCGCACAACATATCCACGTCACAGACACCGCTGGCATCAGCCAGATCACACCAGAGGCCCCATGA
- a CDS encoding VOC family protein, with product MTPQRVTLITLGVEDLERSRTFYEALGWTPTEALPEVVFYQMNGLVLGLFGKAHLAADQGRPDTALGTGAITLAQNFVTEAEVDAAFSTALAAGATALKHPEEVFWGGYSGYYADPDGHVWEVAMNPFWPLAEDGSLTLPEAP from the coding sequence ATGACCCCGCAACGCGTCACTCTCATTACCCTAGGCGTCGAGGATCTTGAACGGTCGCGTACCTTCTATGAAGCGCTTGGCTGGACCCCGACCGAGGCACTTCCAGAGGTGGTGTTCTACCAGATGAACGGTTTGGTGCTTGGTCTCTTCGGCAAGGCGCATCTCGCCGCCGATCAGGGCCGCCCGGATACCGCCCTCGGGACCGGGGCAATCACGCTGGCCCAGAACTTTGTAACCGAGGCAGAGGTGGACGCCGCCTTTTCCACCGCGCTCGCCGCCGGGGCTACCGCGCTCAAACATCCTGAAGAGGTATTCTGGGGCGGCTATTCCGGCTATTATGCCGATCCCGACGGTCATGTTTGGGAAGTGGCGATGAACCCCTTTTGGCCACTCGCCGAGGATGGCAGCCTGACCTTGCCAGAAGCCCCATGA
- a CDS encoding LysE family translocator: MTIAPFDLMLYAAAMAGLWAVPGPVWVALTARALSGGMRGAWPLAVGVALGDLIWPLCAILGLAWVLSIYGDALNLLRWIAAGVFIGMGLLLIRAPARVPGADSRMTRPGIWAGFSVGVAAVIGNPKAILFYMGFLPGFFDLAQVTVLDIAAILAISAIVPMLGNLALALFLDRARRLLQSPAALRRMNISSGVLLILVGLVIPFT; encoded by the coding sequence ATGACCATCGCGCCTTTCGATCTGATGCTCTACGCCGCGGCCATGGCAGGCCTCTGGGCTGTGCCGGGCCCGGTCTGGGTGGCATTGACGGCGCGCGCCCTCTCGGGCGGTATGCGCGGGGCATGGCCGCTGGCTGTGGGCGTGGCCTTGGGCGATCTGATCTGGCCGCTCTGCGCCATTCTCGGCCTTGCATGGGTTCTGTCGATCTATGGTGATGCGCTGAACCTGCTGCGCTGGATCGCAGCGGGCGTATTCATCGGTATGGGGCTCTTGCTGATCCGTGCGCCTGCGCGCGTCCCGGGTGCCGATAGCCGCATGACCCGCCCCGGCATCTGGGCCGGGTTTTCGGTTGGCGTGGCGGCGGTCATCGGCAACCCCAAGGCGATCCTCTTCTACATGGGTTTTCTGCCGGGTTTCTTCGATCTCGCGCAGGTTACCGTGCTCGACATCGCCGCGATTCTTGCGATTTCGGCGATCGTGCCCATGCTTGGAAATCTGGCACTGGCGCTTTTTCTCGACCGCGCGCGTCGCCTCTTGCAGAGCCCGGCAGCACTGCGCCGCATGAACATCAGTTCAGGCGTGCTCTTGATTCTCGTGGGGCTTGTGATCCCCTTTACGTGA
- a CDS encoding YtoQ family protein → MLKVYLSGEIHTDWRDQIVEGSKGLDVVFSGPVTDHAASDDCGVAILGEEPNKYWHDHKGAMVNAIRTRKGITEADVVVVRFGEQYKQWNAAFDAGYAAALGKSLIILQRPEHDHALKEVDAAALAVAREPAQVVDLLRYVLTGTLPG, encoded by the coding sequence ATGCTCAAGGTCTATCTTTCAGGCGAAATCCACACTGATTGGCGCGATCAGATTGTTGAAGGGTCCAAAGGGCTTGATGTGGTGTTCTCAGGCCCGGTCACGGATCACGCGGCGAGCGATGATTGCGGCGTGGCGATCCTTGGGGAAGAGCCGAACAAATATTGGCACGACCACAAGGGCGCGATGGTCAACGCCATTCGCACGCGCAAGGGGATTACCGAGGCGGATGTTGTCGTGGTGCGCTTTGGTGAGCAGTACAAGCAATGGAACGCAGCCTTTGACGCAGGTTATGCAGCGGCACTTGGCAAGTCGCTGATTATCTTGCAACGCCCCGAACATGACCATGCGCTCAAAGAAGTAGATGCCGCCGCTCTTGCTGTGGCCCGAGAACCGGCGCAGGTTGTGGATCTGTTGCGCTATGTGCTCACTGGTACCCTGCCGGGCTAG
- the pheT gene encoding phenylalanine--tRNA ligase subunit beta: MKFTLSWLKEHLETTASVTEIAETLTDLGLEVEGIADPAARLRDFTIGKVLKAEPHPDADRLRVCQVATADGETQIICGAPNAREGITVVIAKPGVYVPGIDTTIGVGKIRGIESHGMMCSEREMELSEEHDGIIELPSGEVGQRFTDWLAAHDPAKVDPVIEIAITPNRPDALGVRGVALDLAARGMGKMKPAQTVDIEGQFACPIGVTIDADTATGGCEVFAGRLIRGVKNGPSPEWLQQRLRAIGLRPISALVDITNFFTYDRNRPLHVFDADKVKGDLRIHRTTGGETLIGLDEKEYTFGLGQVVISDESGIESIGGIMGGLTTGCTDETVNVFLEAAVWDTVQIATTGRALRINSDARYRNERGIDPAFNMEALDLATQMILDLCGGAPSNRVVAGKVPDVSRAYRLDPARVQSLVGMEIPESEQRQSLTALGFKLEGNMAYVPSWRPDILGEADLVEEVARIASLTKLQGRPMARALPGVPKPILSPMQKREQIARRACAALGYNECVTYSFIDHAAATLFGGGDDATMLANPISADLSHMRPDLLPGLLRAAARNQARGIMDLALFEVGHAFHGGEPGEQHLQVAGLLVGRSGPKEVHGAARAVDVFDAKADVEAILAAIGAPAKVQILRDGPAWFHPGRHGRICLGPKKVLGIFGEVHPRILQALDVKGPAVAFTLYPAEIPLPRKTSASRGALDISDLQAVERDFAFVVDVQTEALTLINAAAGADKALIEDVRVFDAFSGGNLGEGKKSLALTVRLQPRDKTLTEAEIEAVSGKIIEKVTKATGGVLRG; this comes from the coding sequence ATGAAATTCACATTGTCCTGGCTGAAAGAGCATCTGGAAACCACGGCCTCGGTTACCGAGATCGCCGAGACCCTGACCGATCTTGGGCTAGAGGTCGAAGGCATCGCCGACCCCGCCGCGCGGCTGCGTGACTTTACCATCGGCAAGGTGCTCAAGGCAGAACCGCATCCCGATGCGGACCGGCTGCGTGTCTGTCAGGTCGCGACAGCGGATGGAGAGACCCAGATTATCTGCGGCGCGCCCAATGCGCGGGAAGGGATCACCGTCGTGATCGCCAAGCCGGGCGTCTATGTGCCAGGCATCGACACCACCATCGGCGTTGGCAAGATCCGGGGCATCGAGAGCCACGGCATGATGTGTTCCGAGCGCGAGATGGAGCTTAGCGAAGAGCATGACGGCATCATCGAACTGCCTTCGGGCGAGGTAGGCCAGCGGTTTACCGATTGGCTGGCCGCCCATGATCCGGCCAAGGTTGACCCCGTGATCGAGATTGCCATCACCCCCAATCGTCCCGATGCGCTTGGCGTGCGCGGCGTTGCTCTTGATCTGGCAGCGCGGGGGATGGGCAAGATGAAACCGGCGCAAACTGTCGACATCGAGGGGCAGTTCGCCTGCCCCATCGGTGTGACGATTGACGCGGATACGGCAACCGGCGGCTGTGAGGTTTTTGCTGGGCGGTTGATCCGGGGGGTCAAGAACGGCCCTTCTCCCGAATGGTTGCAACAGCGGCTGCGCGCCATCGGACTGCGCCCGATCTCGGCGCTGGTCGATATCACCAACTTCTTCACCTATGATCGCAATCGCCCCCTGCATGTTTTTGACGCGGACAAGGTGAAGGGTGACCTTCGTATACACCGCACGACAGGCGGCGAGACATTGATCGGACTGGATGAAAAGGAATACACCTTTGGCCTCGGTCAGGTGGTGATTTCTGACGAGTCCGGCATTGAGAGCATTGGCGGCATCATGGGGGGTCTCACAACCGGCTGCACCGACGAAACCGTAAATGTCTTTCTGGAAGCGGCGGTATGGGACACCGTGCAGATCGCCACAACGGGCCGCGCTCTGCGGATCAACTCAGACGCGCGCTATCGCAACGAGCGCGGTATTGATCCTGCGTTCAACATGGAAGCACTGGATCTAGCGACGCAAATGATCCTCGACCTATGTGGTGGTGCGCCTTCGAACCGCGTCGTCGCGGGCAAGGTTCCGGATGTGAGCCGCGCCTACCGGCTTGATCCTGCGCGGGTGCAATCGCTGGTGGGAATGGAAATTCCTGAAAGCGAGCAGCGTCAGAGTTTAACTGCACTCGGCTTCAAGCTCGAAGGTAACATGGCCTATGTCCCAAGCTGGCGGCCTGATATTCTTGGCGAGGCGGATCTGGTGGAAGAGGTGGCGCGGATTGCATCTCTGACCAAGTTGCAAGGCCGCCCTATGGCACGCGCCCTGCCTGGCGTGCCCAAGCCGATCCTCAGCCCGATGCAAAAGCGCGAACAGATCGCGCGCCGCGCCTGTGCGGCGCTTGGCTATAACGAATGTGTCACTTACAGCTTTATTGACCATGCCGCAGCCACGCTCTTTGGCGGAGGCGATGATGCGACGATGCTGGCCAATCCGATCAGCGCAGACCTTAGTCACATGCGTCCGGACCTGCTTCCGGGTCTGTTGCGGGCTGCGGCCCGCAATCAGGCGCGGGGGATCATGGATCTGGCGTTGTTCGAAGTGGGGCACGCCTTTCATGGTGGCGAGCCGGGTGAACAGCATTTGCAGGTCGCGGGACTTCTTGTAGGGCGCTCGGGGCCCAAAGAGGTACATGGCGCAGCGCGGGCGGTTGATGTCTTCGACGCCAAGGCCGATGTCGAAGCGATCCTTGCCGCTATTGGCGCGCCTGCCAAGGTGCAGATCCTGCGCGACGGGCCGGCATGGTTCCATCCGGGCCGGCATGGGCGGATCTGTCTGGGACCCAAAAAGGTACTGGGTATCTTTGGCGAGGTGCATCCGCGCATTTTGCAGGCGCTGGATGTCAAAGGGCCTGCCGTGGCCTTTACCCTCTATCCGGCGGAAATTCCGTTGCCGCGCAAGACATCTGCCAGCAGGGGCGCATTGGACATCAGCGATCTGCAGGCGGTCGAGCGCGATTTCGCCTTTGTGGTAGACGTCCAAACCGAGGCGCTGACCCTCATCAACGCGGCGGCTGGGGCCGACAAGGCGCTGATCGAGGATGTTCGCGTGTTTGATGCCTTCAGCGGTGGTAATCTGGGTGAGGGCAAGAAATCCCTCGCTCTGACCGTACGCCTTCAACCCCGCGACAAAACACTGACCGAGGCTGAGATTGAAGCGGTATCGGGCAAGATCATCGAAAAGGTAACAAAGGCGACCGGCGGAGTGCTGCGCGGCTGA
- a CDS encoding D-cysteine desulfhydrase, with protein MHLARYPRRFLAHLPTPLERLDRLTKELNGPEIWIKRDDCTGLSTGGNKTRKLEFLMAEAELQGADMVMTQGATQSNHARQTAAFAAKLGMDCHLLLEDRTGSNNANYNNGGNVLLDHMHGATTEKRPGGGDMNAEMEKVADKFRADGRNVYTIPGGGSNPTGALGYVNCAFEMLAQFNDRALKVDHIVHATGSAGTQAGLITGLKAMNAQIPLLGIGVRAPKAKQEENVYNLACATAEKLGCAGVVKREDVVANTDYVGEGYGIPTESGIEAIHMFAELEAILLDPVYSAKGAAGFIDLIRKGHFKKGERVVFLHTGGSVALFGYDSAFDFSGRWKK; from the coding sequence ATGCATCTTGCCCGCTATCCCCGTCGTTTTCTCGCCCATCTGCCGACTCCGCTGGAACGGCTGGACCGTTTGACCAAGGAATTGAACGGTCCTGAAATCTGGATCAAGCGGGATGATTGCACCGGCCTTAGCACCGGCGGCAACAAGACCCGCAAGCTGGAATTCCTGATGGCAGAGGCAGAATTGCAGGGCGCGGATATGGTGATGACCCAAGGGGCCACGCAATCCAACCATGCGCGTCAAACGGCGGCCTTTGCCGCCAAACTGGGAATGGATTGCCACCTGCTGCTTGAGGATCGCACGGGTTCGAACAACGCCAATTACAACAATGGCGGCAACGTTCTGTTGGATCACATGCACGGGGCGACCACGGAAAAGCGCCCCGGTGGCGGCGACATGAATGCCGAGATGGAAAAGGTCGCGGACAAGTTCCGTGCCGATGGGCGCAATGTCTATACCATTCCCGGTGGTGGCTCGAACCCGACAGGCGCGCTTGGCTATGTTAACTGCGCCTTTGAGATGCTGGCGCAGTTCAATGATCGGGCGCTCAAGGTGGATCACATTGTTCATGCTACCGGCAGTGCTGGCACGCAGGCGGGGCTGATCACCGGTCTCAAGGCGATGAACGCGCAAATTCCGCTCTTGGGCATTGGCGTCCGCGCGCCCAAGGCCAAGCAAGAAGAGAACGTCTATAACCTCGCCTGCGCGACCGCTGAAAAGCTGGGCTGCGCCGGAGTGGTCAAGCGTGAGGATGTGGTTGCCAATACCGATTATGTTGGCGAAGGCTATGGCATTCCCACGGAATCCGGCATCGAAGCCATTCACATGTTTGCCGAATTGGAGGCAATCCTGCTCGATCCGGTGTATTCGGCCAAAGGGGCTGCGGGCTTTATCGACCTGATCCGCAAGGGTCATTTCAAGAAAGGTGAGCGCGTCGTCTTTCTGCACACCGGGGGGTCTGTCGCGCTGTTTGGCTATGACAGCGCCTTTGATTTCTCGGGCCGCTGGAAAAAGTAA
- a CDS encoding LysR family transcriptional regulator yields MRLEWLDDILAVADAGSLARAAETRHVSQSAFTRRLRAIEDALGVPLFDRRRKPVVLLPEIEAQAGEMRALATQLRHLRESLIQRTGTRGLTLACQHAITTTHSPAIVSILTAQGGRPVRVRSDNREECLLRLLSGEADLAVVYAVPEIAPLTLSRSFEQVLLGRERLRPVAAPRLAQGSDLPFIGYPADVFLGQIMARAILPRIPANRILRRRAETALTLAAHEYARRGIGVAWLPEGMVQRDLDEGRLVPLDQALPGQDMELWMIRLSERNDDGWAHDWSRLVAALGV; encoded by the coding sequence ATGCGGCTAGAGTGGCTGGACGATATTCTGGCAGTTGCTGATGCTGGGTCATTGGCGCGCGCCGCCGAGACACGGCATGTGAGCCAATCCGCGTTTACCCGCCGCCTACGCGCGATTGAGGACGCGCTTGGCGTGCCACTCTTTGATCGGCGGCGCAAACCCGTTGTGCTCTTGCCCGAGATCGAGGCGCAGGCGGGCGAGATGCGGGCGTTGGCCACGCAATTGCGCCACCTGCGCGAAAGCCTGATACAGCGCACCGGTACGCGGGGCCTCACGCTCGCCTGTCAGCACGCGATTACCACCACCCATTCCCCGGCGATCGTCAGCATTCTGACCGCCCAAGGAGGACGACCGGTACGGGTGCGATCCGACAACCGCGAGGAATGTCTGTTGCGCCTGCTCTCCGGCGAGGCCGATCTGGCCGTCGTTTATGCCGTGCCCGAGATTGCGCCACTCACGCTCAGCCGAAGTTTCGAACAGGTCCTGTTGGGGCGAGAGCGACTGAGGCCAGTGGCGGCCCCGCGTCTGGCGCAGGGCAGTGATCTGCCATTTATCGGCTATCCGGCAGACGTGTTTCTGGGACAGATCATGGCGCGCGCGATTCTGCCGCGTATCCCCGCAAACCGTATCCTGCGCCGCCGCGCCGAAACCGCGCTGACGCTCGCCGCCCATGAATACGCGCGCCGAGGAATCGGCGTGGCCTGGCTGCCTGAAGGCATGGTGCAACGCGATTTGGACGAAGGGCGTTTGGTGCCGCTTGATCAGGCGCTGCCGGGGCAAGACATGGAGCTTTGGATGATCCGGCTGAGTGAGCGCAACGATGACGGCTGGGCGCATGACTGGTCGCGGCTGGTCGCGGCCTTGGGCGTCTGA
- a CDS encoding winged helix-turn-helix domain-containing protein gives MRGITTTAADARRSGNRVVIAGVGAIVAILTSAAVFLFLSLPDANAFNAKVERIFVENDALTGEGEIKLLEILALSGTAFSETLVSYRMVIFVLLVFATALLVASLVFLVMLITLNRRMAQIERSGIQVSSLLISRDEKTVYLNDMGFKLTDAAMETLSVLAEARMDDDVMTGAEIEAVISGRKPEDCEEAAGATRIKRLRDTLGNQLVSELLVKNIARRGYMLAIDKAVIRVI, from the coding sequence ATGCGCGGGATAACCACCACCGCCGCTGATGCACGCCGATCCGGCAATCGTGTGGTGATTGCCGGGGTCGGGGCCATCGTGGCAATTCTGACCAGTGCCGCGGTGTTCCTGTTTCTCAGCCTGCCAGATGCCAACGCCTTCAACGCCAAGGTCGAGCGGATCTTTGTTGAGAATGACGCGCTGACCGGTGAAGGCGAAATCAAACTGCTGGAAATCCTTGCCCTTTCAGGTACGGCATTCTCAGAAACACTGGTCAGCTACCGGATGGTGATCTTTGTGCTGTTGGTCTTCGCAACAGCTCTGCTGGTGGCGTCACTGGTTTTTCTGGTGATGCTGATCACCCTCAACCGCCGTATGGCGCAGATCGAGCGCTCGGGGATTCAGGTCAGTTCCCTGCTCATCAGCCGCGATGAAAAGACAGTGTATCTCAACGATATGGGGTTCAAGCTGACTGATGCCGCCATGGAAACGTTGAGTGTACTGGCAGAGGCCCGGATGGATGACGATGTGATGACCGGGGCCGAGATTGAAGCCGTGATTTCGGGGCGCAAACCCGAGGATTGCGAAGAGGCCGCCGGCGCAACGCGCATCAAGCGCCTGCGCGACACGTTGGGCAATCAGTTGGTGAGCGAGCTATTGGTCAAGAATATTGCGCGGCGCGGGTATATGCTGGCCATCGACAAGGCTGTGATCCGGGTGATCTGA
- a CDS encoding ribonuclease HII, whose product MLGPDFTHERAALSEGYLRIAGVDEVGRGPLAGPVTAAAVILDPGNIPEGLNDSKKLSAARRAILCEAIHASAEVSVAHASVAEIDQLNILRAAHLAMERAIAALDPPPDLVLIDGNLIPRGLTLPARAIVRGDAVSVSIAAASIVAKIRRDQIMWDLAQQFPGYGWERNAGYPSKSHREALLNLGVTPHHRRSFKPVHNILYQENN is encoded by the coding sequence ATGCTTGGCCCTGATTTCACCCATGAACGCGCCGCCCTGTCAGAGGGGTATCTCCGCATTGCCGGGGTGGATGAGGTTGGGCGCGGGCCATTGGCTGGTCCGGTGACGGCCGCCGCCGTGATCCTTGATCCGGGCAATATTCCCGAGGGGTTGAACGACTCAAAGAAACTCAGCGCGGCGCGACGTGCCATACTTTGTGAGGCTATCCATGCCTCTGCCGAGGTCAGCGTGGCCCATGCCAGCGTCGCAGAGATTGATCAGCTCAACATTCTGCGCGCCGCGCATCTGGCGATGGAGAGGGCGATTGCAGCACTCGATCCTCCGCCCGATCTTGTCCTGATTGACGGTAACCTGATCCCGCGTGGCCTGACCCTGCCCGCCCGTGCCATTGTGCGCGGCGATGCGGTCTCGGTTTCGATTGCGGCGGCCTCAATTGTGGCGAAAATCAGGCGCGATCAGATCATGTGGGATTTAGCGCAACAGTTCCCCGGCTATGGCTGGGAACGGAACGCCGGATACCCGTCGAAAAGCCACAGAGAGGCGCTCCTAAATCTTGGTGTGACCCCACATCATAGACGTTCGTTCAAGCCGGTGCACAACATATTGTATCAAGAAAATAACTAA
- a CDS encoding site-specific DNA-methyltransferase has translation MTTMTKAKGAPALPLNTIIAGDCIEVMNSLPEASVDLIFADPPYNLQLKGDLHRPDNSQVDAVDDAWDQFASFAAYDKFTQDWLKAARRLLKPHGAIWVIGSYHNIFRVGAALQDAGYWILNDVIWRKSNPMPNFRGKRLTNAHETMIWASKSEGAKYTFNYEALKSLNDGVQMRSDWVLPLCTGHERLKDDNGDKAHPTQKPESLLHRVLVGSTNPGDVVLDPFFGTGTTGAVAKMLGRDYIGIEREAAYRGVAEKRLANIRKFDRDALQVSTSKRAEPRVPFGQLIERGMLRPGEVLTSINGKAAKVRADGTLVADGVNGSIHQIGAHLEGAPSCNGWTYWCFKREGKVVPIDVLRQQIRSEMEERPN, from the coding sequence ATGACGACAATGACCAAAGCCAAGGGCGCGCCTGCGCTCCCTCTCAATACGATTATCGCCGGGGATTGCATCGAGGTGATGAACAGCTTGCCAGAGGCAAGCGTTGATCTCATCTTTGCTGATCCGCCTTATAATCTACAACTCAAGGGCGACCTGCATCGACCCGACAATAGCCAAGTGGATGCGGTCGATGATGCTTGGGACCAATTTGCAAGTTTCGCCGCCTACGACAAGTTCACCCAAGACTGGCTCAAGGCGGCGCGCCGCTTGCTCAAACCTCATGGGGCAATCTGGGTCATCGGCTCTTATCACAACATCTTTCGGGTCGGTGCGGCGCTGCAGGATGCGGGCTATTGGATCCTGAACGATGTGATCTGGCGCAAATCCAACCCGATGCCGAATTTTCGCGGCAAGCGCCTGACCAACGCCCACGAAACGATGATCTGGGCGTCGAAATCCGAGGGTGCGAAGTACACCTTCAATTACGAGGCGCTGAAATCGCTCAACGACGGGGTGCAGATGCGCTCGGATTGGGTGCTGCCGCTCTGCACCGGGCATGAGCGGCTCAAGGATGACAACGGCGACAAGGCGCATCCGACGCAAAAACCCGAGAGCCTGTTGCACCGCGTTCTTGTTGGATCGACCAATCCCGGCGATGTCGTACTGGACCCGTTTTTTGGCACGGGCACCACAGGTGCCGTGGCCAAGATGCTGGGCCGCGATTACATCGGGATTGAACGTGAGGCGGCCTATCGCGGTGTTGCGGAAAAGCGGCTTGCGAATATCCGTAAATTCGACCGCGACGCGCTTCAGGTTTCGACATCCAAACGGGCAGAGCCCCGTGTGCCCTTTGGTCAGTTGATCGAGCGCGGAATGTTGCGCCCCGGTGAGGTTCTGACCTCGATCAACGGCAAAGCGGCCAAGGTGCGTGCCGATGGCACATTGGTGGCCGATGGCGTTAACGGCTCGATCCATCAGATCGGTGCGCATCTCGAAGGCGCACCCTCGTGCAACGGCTGGACCTATTGGTGCTTCAAGCGCGAGGGCAAGGTGGTGCCCATCGACGTGCTACGCCAGCAAATTCGCTCGGAAATGGAAGAGCGTCCAAACTGA